Genomic segment of Oncorhynchus tshawytscha isolate Ot180627B linkage group LG28, Otsh_v2.0, whole genome shotgun sequence:
TTTATTTATTCTTTAATCAGACcaacagttttcatctgtgctaacataattgcaaaagggttttctaatgatcaattagccttttaaaatgataaacttggattagctaacacaacgtgccattggaacacaggagtgatgattgctgataataatgggcctctgtatgcctgtgtagatattccattaaaaaaataaaacgtttccagctacaatggtcatttagaacattaacaatgtctacactgtatttctgatcaatttgatgttatttgaatggacaacattttttgcttttctttcaaaaacaaggacatttctaagtgaccccaaacttttggtagtgtatatatatatatatttttttttatatggtATGACTTTACTCCAGGGGCGTAGGCACCCAAATTACTATTTCATTTGTTGATTTAGCAAACAACACAGCTCATAATCCAGTGCCTTCATCACAGTCATCATACCCATATTTTAGTTTTAATTAGCTTTAAAATAAATTTTTAAATGTCTCTCTaccccatggtaaaatgtgtagaatagcatgagattagctataaaactgcacatttttctccTTGCCCCATGGCAAAACAATTCACCCACATTTCTGCAGGCCCTCCCACCAACAAATTTTTGGCGATGCCACTTCTTTAgtcgcataaaaactgtggatagaGACATCGTTAATTACTTTAATTGGTCTCTTTGAACTTTTATCACGAGAAACAAATGgtgataaaaaaaaatgaaatggttGGTTTTCTATATTGACTGCTAGATGATGGATGTTTGACTTGCAGATGTCTTGGAGCTTGACACAGCAGCATGATAGAAAGCTAGCCGCCTGGCACAACCGCAGGAAGACACGCATCTCCAGTCGAATGTCGGGCAACCGTGTTGGCGTGGCCCTGGACTATGGCGCAGGCACCATCACCTTCTCCGAGGTGGGGCCATCCAACACCCTGACCCACCTGCACAACTTCACCACCTCCTTCAGCCAGCCCGTGTGCCTGGGCTTTGGCCTCTACAAAGCTGAACTCCATAGCAGAATCTCCATAGTGAGGATGTGAGAGATCATCAGGAACCAGAGAATTAGAATGGGGTGGGAGCTCAAGGATAGATACATTGTGGGAGGTTTCCTTCTGGAACATCTCCCGGGACCTCATGAGGGATTGGACGATGAACAATAGAGCTTGTGTGAGCATGACAAATGGTAAGACTACATTCTTACAGAGCTCAGGACTCAAAGTACTATGAACTATGACTTTGAATCAGTAAGGAATGGATGTGTATGTCCTACTTTTGTCACAGTTTGGGGGAATTTGAAAGACCCAAGCAACTTGGACCCAAGAGAGAGTTTTAATCAAATACATCCAAACTACAGGACAATATTCTAAAGAAAATGTAACATTCAGTGGATAGTTCTAGATTCTTGTGATGTAACATAGCTATGGGGTCCCTTTTCCTTTTCTGAGTTTGTTTAGACAATTTTTTATGCATATAATAATCAAAATGGGTTCTTTGGGGCACTCATGTACCAAGCTAAATAACCCAAATAGTGTTGAGAAAAAAAGAGATGGAAGGTGTGTGGACTGAACCATATTGTAGTATAGATAACAGAATCATCAGGCATTAGAATCTTTCACAAAAGTGAAATTATGTAGGCCATTATATTGAAAGGGATTCGCTGGAAGATGCTCAAGGTAGATTCACATGCTTTAAATCAATGTCATAGTTCGTGTCAGACTAAACAATGTCACAAAATTACCTTCAACATTAAAACATCTCAGATGCAATACTTGCACTGCCACTTTCATTGTTAGAGAGAAAATGAGTAGGTGGGTGAGTGACAGAGAAttaaagagtgtgagagagagagagagagagagagagagagagagagagagagagagggagagagattataaCACAGTGGGTCCTCTGGCATGGCCATTTAGATGCCTGTTTCAAAGGGAGGTCTCTGTGATCCTGTAGAATGTGAGAGAACAGAGTAGAAAGTGGTTATGAGGAATATGTGACTATCACTCCATCTCCAAGGAGCAAAATTGTACTTCACCCGATATGGAAAATAAGGACGACACCTTTCAAACTGAAACAGGTGATACCCTCAACTATTTCTTTATGAACTTAAACTTAGACTCCAGGATTGCCTGACAGTACTCAGTGAATAAATGCATAGTCCTGCAATTTCCTTGTGTTAACATCTTGAATTGTTCAGGAAAACTGCTAATCTTCTGACTGTTGAATATTGGGGACCAACTCTCTAAAAAAACTATTTTGGGTTGGTGTGAGagagtgcgtctgtgtgtgttcgAAGAAAGAGTGTGTGGTGGTTTTATAAGGTGGTTCATAAAACAGTGTTAATCACTAGTGTCATAGAGAATGTGATCATCAGAGGTGTGTCAGAGTGTCTTTTTTGCACTTGAATTGACGACATGTAGAGATTATTTTAGAAGGAAAGTGAGAAAATCCCATAATAAAGAGGGTACAGTCTACAACAGTCTAAAATGTTGTTCTATCTATAATATCAATTGAGGACGAAGTGCTTTCTTCTCCGTAATTGTGAAACGATAAACACCTAAGGAATTTGTATGAAAATACAAGAGGATGATGGAGAAACTACGTGTGAACATGGTGGGTacgaggaagggggggggggcatgttATGGAACGTCAGGAGGTAGAGAGTGCGTGTGAAAGACAGATGGTCTCTCAGCGGAGTTGttcccccactccctctttctttctcactccctcctgGATTCTACATCCTCCCCTGACACCGGTCCAGAACGTTacctcattccctctccctccccctaacaatatcctcctcttcatcatcctcttcatcctcttccaTGGTAGCCGAGATTCCTCACTCTACCTTTCTTCATCTATCCCTCCCACTATGTATTCTTCCTTCTCTCAGGTCCTGTGTGATGATGCAGTAGATTGGAACGCACACAAACGTCTATTTGCCCATGCTATCCTGCCACCTACTGCCACTGTTGCAAACCAGCACAGAATCACAGGAGAGATATCCatgagaacagagtgagagagatagagggagggaaggacagacagacagatagtgtGGGGTAAATagggggagagactgtatgtTGACTTCGTCGACTTCTGCTGAACACTGATAACTCCAAACCCTCCTGGTTGTCAGTCTGAGTCCTACCTGTTGACAAACCTCTATATTTATTACTGGGAGACTTCCTACACAGCGTCTCCACTAGGTGGGATAGGAGACTGCTGTCATAGAACAGGGTGGTGGACCAAGTCCAACCAATTGAGGATACTAATGATCCTGCTGAATATCAGCTACAACATCAATTGTGAGACATTTTAGGACCTGAGTGACCCGAGAGAATATTTAGCATTTTAAATCTATTTAGCCTGGGCATATTTATCTATGTCTGTAATCTTTCAAAGTGACTCTCCTCCATACTAGAATTAATAACAGATATACAATCAAAAAAGACAGTTAAAAGCATGTATCCCAGGGTGGTTCGTTCATCCACCTTAGAGCCCACAGTGTTGCTGGGGCTGCTGCTCCTATGGGGGCCTCTAGGGGCCCAGGCCCAGAATGACACTGAGCCTATAGTCCTGGAAGGAAAGTGTTTGGTGATCTGTGACTCCACTCCCAACTCTGAGCCAGCGGGAAATGCCCTGGGCATGTCAGTACGCTCAGGCACTGGCCGGGTGGCCTTCTCTGCCACCCGCCAGACAAACCACGAGCCCACAGACATGAGCAACCGCACCATGATCATCTATTTCGACCAGGTGAGAAAATTCAAAATTAATATTGACCATATAAAGTAGTACATCAACAGGTGACGTTGACCAATGATTTCTTATTCATTAATTATCTTTGACTGATTTGTTTCTCTTTGATTGATCATTGATGAATGATTGATTTCTATACCccatcactctctatctctcttatcCTCCTGTGttcattctctccctttctcttcttacCTCAGATCCTGGTGAATGTGGGCAATCACTTTGACCAGGAGAGCAGTGTCTTCCTAGCCCCCAGGAGGGGAGTCTACAGCTTCAACTTCCATGTAGTGAAGGCCTACAACAGACAAACTATCCAGgtgagagacatactgtacatgccgTAAACATAGAGCATGTAGCATAGCACCATGCATGTCCCACAAATAGTTAGTTGTTTGACATTGAGACTAACCGTGTGGTTGTTTCTAGGTTAGTCTGATGTTGAATGGGTGGCCAATGATCTCAGCCTTCGCTGGGGACATGGATGTGACGCGGGAGGCAGCCACCAACGCAGGCCTAGTGAtcatggagagaggagacaaggccTACCTCAAACTAGAGAGGGGAAACCTGATGGGTGGCTGGAAGTATTCCACCTTCTCCGGGTTCTTGGTTTTCCCCCTATAGGGAGACAGCCTGCATGATGGAGAGAGGAGCACAGAGggaaaagatggagagaaagaggaatgggGAGGGAAAAGGGTGAGACTGAAAAATTCATATAATTTAATGTCTGAGAGAAACAATAAAAGATGAGGGGTGGAGGGAAACACAAAGACAGAATTTGCAGGGTAGATATGTGAATTGTCTCATGTGTTCAGCTTGTGTGTAACTTGTCCTTCAGGATAGAGGAGAGACTATTTTTGTTCAGACACCAGAGTTGATGCGCACTATGGCACAAAAATGGCAATGTGCAATCAATTTGTAGTATCTTTTTCATTTACACTTTTAAACATAACAAGAAAAGTAAATTCTGTAGCCCCTTAAAATATGGCAAGACCTGATTACAACATTTCATTGACTTTTGAATCTCTGGCATTTTTGCCTACCATTCTGGCTAGCCACCCTGGCTTACTGCATTGTTCAACCTGCTTGTCCCATAACTAATTATATTCCCTATTTGCCAGTATGTGTTTTGCAGTGTGCACACCTCTTAGGAAGATTTATATAAACAGGTCATATTAAAATGAATATATACATTAACCCTTTGTCTCTTTTTGATGAGTATTTTCGAAGTCTATAGTGGtacaatgtaaaattagatttgttttcTCATTGTTGGTAGTTTCA
This window contains:
- the LOC112226709 gene encoding cerebellin-1-like — its product is MYPRVVRSSTLEPTVLLGLLLLWGPLGAQAQNDTEPIVLEGKCLVICDSTPNSEPAGNALGMSVRSGTGRVAFSATRQTNHEPTDMSNRTMIIYFDQILVNVGNHFDQESSVFLAPRRGVYSFNFHVVKAYNRQTIQVSLMLNGWPMISAFAGDMDVTREAATNAGLVIMERGDKAYLKLERGNLMGGWKYSTFSGFLVFPL